The following is a genomic window from Candidatus Obscuribacter sp..
GCTTTGTAATTTTCTTCGGCTTGTTTGATCTGGTTGAGCCGATAGTGTATGTCTCCCAGACGGATAAGCTCTAACGTCTTTAAATTAGAGTCTAGTTCGTTGGCTTTGAGAGCCAGGTGTCTTTTGATTATGATTGCATGGCGCTTTCTATTTTCATATAGTGAGTAATAGTTCTCCAGTGCATTGTAGCTGGCATCAAATTCATGTTCTTCCATCCAGAGCGCCAGTTCATCGGCTTTTTGTCTCAGTCCTAATTTGGGGTAGAGCATTAGTAGCCTCCACCTTGCTTCTAATCCCGTATCTGTCGACTTAGTAGAGTCACCATTTGCTCTTTTTTCAAACTCTTGTTGTAGTTGCGTAAGGCGTGCGTCGGCAGCGCTTTTGTCCAGTAATTTTTGCGTGGCTCGGTCCATCCTGGGGTCGTATTCAGTGATTGAGTCATCTGATTCAAAACTAGTATTGGCCTGTCCTGGCAACTGGAGCAAACAAATCATTGCTAAGGTGACTGCGCCGATAGATGCTCTGCAATAGGATTTTGAAAGGACTTGTAAGTGCATTGTGTTTACTCTCGGCGCTCGTGGATAACGATAGTAATTGAGTAAAGCATCTATTGGTCAAATTTACGCAAGATTGCTTCGATTGATTTTGTGTGCGCTAATGCTGACTCACTACCATAGCCACCTGCTAGTACCATGGCGATGGGGATGTTATTGCTGCGCGCCATGGACACTACAAAGAGATCGCGCTCGCACATATCCTCTACGCGCAGTAGCAAGGTGGCAAGCGGATCTGTCGCCAGCACGTCGGAGCCGGCATTGTAAAAGATAAAATCAGGTTTGAATTTTGCAATTGCCTCTGGCAGGTAAGATTTGAGTTTTGCCAGGTAAACACTGCCATCAGTTTTGGCTGGCAAAGGCACAGACCAGTCCTCTTTGACTTTTGGTTTTGGATAGATTGACTGATCAAAAAAATCAAGCACATAGAGACCGGGAATCGTCCTTGCTACGTTGGCAAAGCCGTTACCCTGGTGTGCATCAGTGTCGACAATAAGTGCTGTTTTGATTTTGCCAGATTGTTTGAGTCTTTTGATGGCAATTGGGCCATCGCAATATACGCAAAAGCCTCCGCCTCTATCGCTCTCGGCGTGGTGATACCCACCTCCTATGTTTATTGCTAGACCATGTTCGATTGCCGCATTGCATGCAGCTAGAGTCCCGCCACAAGCCAATCTCATCGGACGCAAAATGCGCCAGTCTGTGAGCTGTGCTGGGATTTTTGCGAGGATACTCATTTCTAGGATGCGACTGAGCACAATTCCATCAGACAGACTATTCAGATACTTTGAGCTATGTATCTCTAGCAATTCCTCGCGAGTGATTGGCTCGGGGCCTGTAATCGCTTTTGCTGCGCAGACCAATATCATTGAGTGCTTGATAAATCTTGTGGTATTTGCATCCATCAAAGGGATGCAGATGCTCGATGCCAAAGGCGCTGATGTTATAGCCTTTGGAGTAGTAGAGCGGTACGCGCTTGCTCTCTGCTCCTTGCGCGCTATCGTGGGAGTTGTCTTTGCCGTTTTGTAGCAAGAGGGTGTCAAAATCGATCTCGTCCAAAAGTACTACGCCGCTTACTGTTGATGCAAGCAGCCCAAGCCCAACAAGGACCTTACGTCGACTAATTTTGCCAGATTGAGCAGTCATTGCTTTTACTTGCCCTACAGTCGGATCTTCCTTGCGGCATGTATAGTTTTGCTGAGACTGGGTGCTATATTCTTTACGAGTAAAGAGTATGGATAAATGAATTCTCTAGATCAACTTCTGCAAAAGTATTCTCGTCCGGCTTACCAGGCGCTGTTATCTACCGAGCCGGTAGATGCTACATCCCCTCAACTGGCTATTACATCAAAGTTTGGTGGGATGCCCTACTTTGAACAAGGGGAGAGTTGGCCAGTTTGTGCAAAATGCCAAAAACAAGAGACCTTTATCTGTCAGTTGGATTTGCGCGATTGCGCGGGAGCCAGTCTGCCGCAGGGCTATGGACTGCTCAGCTTTTTTTATTGCTTTAATTGTTTTCCCTGGGACGCCCCACAACCTGGCTGGACGGTGCGCAATCATCAGTACGCAAGCCCAGAAAAAGCGATTGTGCTAGCCGCACCGGTTTTAAGTGAGCCCGGCTTTTTTAAAAAGCTGATGGGACGGCGTACTGAGAGTATAAGATGCTGCCTCATTAATTTTGAGTTGTTTGATTGCTATCCTCAGCTGGATGAGCTCGATGAGTTAGGAGATGCTCTGGAGCGAAAAATGCTTGCAGGGGACGATTTTGGCGACAACTATTACAAACTAATCGATCAGCTCACTGGTAAGTCCGACAACTTTGGCACCATTATCGGCGGCTACTCTCAGTGGGTTCAAAGTTTTCCGCCTGACCTAAAGTGCAAGATATGTGGCAACTGGATGCGTCAGCTTGTGCAAATCGGTTCTCACCGGGACGTAAACGTCATGTTTGGTGATGCCGGGTGCATCTACGTATCAATCTGCGATAAGCATCCTCTGGATGTGAGCATGATGTTGCAGTGCTTTTGAATTGCTCTGGTATAGTTGTGCCTGTTATTTATCGCGAGGCTGAGCATGGAAATCGTCTGCGTAATTTTGGCATTCCTCGGTTTAATAGTAATCTTCGTAGGTCATTTTTGGCTGGTCATTAATGCTTTTAAAAAGAGTGCTGGCTGGGGCGTATTGACGCTCTTGCTTCCGTTTTGGGGCAGCCTGATTTTTAGTTGCCTCAATTGGGATCGCTCCAAAAAGCCTCTCCTGCTCTACGTCCTCGGCTTTTGTTTTATCCCGCTCTCAATCATGCCGATGATGCTGTTTGCTCCTGCTAAATACAAAGAGTTTACTCAGTCAAAGTTTGGTGAAACCGAAGCTGAGTCTGGTGCTGCTAAGACTTCTGCCGGTGCTAGCAATTCTGATAGCGCCAGTAAACAAGAAGAGAGCAAAACAGAAGAGAGCGATAAGTAAGCTATCGATAACGCCAGCGCAAGAGTCGTCGCTCGAGCAGGTCGATTGCCGCGGTCAATACTAACGCAATGACTATTAGTGCAATGATGCCGACGATAACTGTAGCCATGTCGTAGAGACCGGATGCTTTGACGATCATATAGCCGAGACCTTCTTCGGCGGAGATAAACTCGCCAATAAAGGCGCCAAGCAGTGCCAGTCCGATATTTAGTCGCATGGCGTTAATGACCCAGATCAATGAAGATGGCACTACGACTAGCTTAAAAATCTGCCAGCGACTGGCTCCAGCGACATGCATAAAGCGCATAAAACGAGGCTCTATCGATGTGGCGCCCTGATAACTCTGCACAATAGCCACAGCTACAGTGGAGAGGAAGGCCAGCATCACCTTTGACCACATGCCTATGCCAAACCAGACTATGATCATTGGAGCTAGAGCAAATATAGGGATAGTGCCCAGCGCCGTTACATAAGGGCGCGCTACTTTAGCGAGTGTTTTGAAATACCAAAAGAACAAGCCAATAAATGCACCGCTGGTAGTGCCGAGGATAAAGCCTAGCACTGCTTCGCTGATAGTCACCCAGGTGTGTTTTAGCAAGTCCCCGCTAATGACTAGCTTGGTAAAAGCTGCCCATACAAGAGCTGGACTGGCAAATATAAATTGACGCTCGGGGCTAGTATCGGTAAGCAAATGCCAGATCAATACAAAGAGCAAGAGCGGCAAGGGATAGAGTAGCAGACCTGATTTGCCTAGACCGGTTTGCTCATTTTTGGCATTCATTGTCATGGTTCTATCACCGCTTTGAGATCCGACCAGATCAGGCGATAGTATTCGGCAAACTTTGCTGTCCCTCTGGCGGTTTCTGGGGAGCGCTTTGTCTGCTCTAGATCAATTGCAAATTCTTTGCTGATACAGCCTGCTTTGTCCATTAATAGCACCCTGTCAGCCATGGCTATCGATTCTTCGATGTCGTGAGTGACCATTACAGCCGCTTTGTTTTTATCCTTTATAAGTTGATAAAACTCACATTCGAGCTTGAGTTTTGTAAAAAAGTCCAACGCCGAAAACGGCTCATCAAGCAAGAGAAGCTCAGGATCAAACATAAGTGATTGGATGATGCTGACTCGCTGCCGCATACCTCCCGATAGCTCGGACGGATACTTGTTGAGCACAAGCTCACTCAAGCTAAACGTGCGCAGATATTGTTTGACAATATCTTTGGCTTGCTCTTTTGACATAGCAGGCCTTAAGTCTGTAGCTATGAGCATATTGTCTTGCACCGTGCGCCAGGGCAAAAGTGCGTCCTGTTGAAATATATAACCGATGCGCCCCGAGCCAGCGTTGTCACCTCTAACATCAATTTTTCCAGAGTCTGGTTGAAGTAGTCCAGCAATCAAGTTAAGCAAAGTGCTTTTGCCGCAGCCGCTAGCACCCAGGATGCAGACAATCTCGCCTTGTTGCACCTGCAAATCGAGCTTACGTATGGTCCAGTGGCTGGCATCATCGCTACTGCCTGTGGCGGAGGCGCTAGCCTCCTCACCTCTGTCGCTGTCATTTTTGCTTTTGCCAGTGCTTTTAAGAGCATAGCTATAGCTGAGATTTTGTACTGATAGCACTGTCTCATTGGCTGCTGTTGCTACCATCACTCAATCTTGCTCCGTGGACTTAAACCCTTGGTTTACTGGATCTTGGCACTCTGGGCAAAGCGCATATCAACATTTTGTTCATAAGACCCTGCGCTCTTAAGGTCGCCCAGGTCTTTGCGTAGCTTGATAGCGTGCTCCCAGGCGCTTTTGTTTAGTACAGGGCTGCTTGGTGTTGTGCCAGACTGGATCAAGCGTTCCAGAGCGTCAGTGATGACCTTTTCCGATACTTCTGGAAACTCTTTTTTGGCAATAGCTAGAGTGCCTTTCTTGTTGTCGCGAATGTATTTCATCGCCTTACTGAGTGCATTTACAGCTGCCTGGATTTCGCCAGGATGCTTGGCGCAATAGTCATCGGATACAGTCAGACCGGTAAAGGCAAAGTCTCCGTTATCACTGGCTGGCGAATAAACTATGTGTGCGCCTTGATTGGTGGCGATTGATACCATTGGTTCTATTTCCATTGCCATATCAGCATTGTTGGAGCGCACAATAGCATTTAGTGAACCAAATGCACCCTGGACTATTTTGGCAGAGACTGGTTTGTTGCCATTTTGCAGAATATTTTTCATTACTGCATAGCTGGTCGAAGGTGCAGTATAGGTGGCAACGCGATAGCCAGAAAAGCCAGCAGGGGCTGTTATCGGTTTGATTTCTTTTTTGTAAGTGATGACCCAAAAAGGCGTGCCTTTGACGATGGCTGCGACGACTTTGCCACCCTGCCCATGCTCTCTTGCGATAGCTGCAAAAGTCGGATCTGATACGCCAAACTGGGCATTACCAGCCGATACAGCGGTAAAAGTTTTTTCGTCGCCACCAGTGCTGACTAGTTTGACGTCGAGACCTTGCTCTTTAAAAAAGCCTGCATCCAGCGCCACATACAGTGGCATATAGAGAAAAACGTGGCCAAATTGAGCAATTTTTATTGGCTTGAGTTGCCCCACCGGCGCAAGGGGCTTAATTGAGGCTACGGGTTTGAGCGGCTGAAGCGGTTTGGGTGGCTCGGCATGAGCCGCAGATAGACCTGAGCTTAGTGTAATCGCCAGCGATATAAAGACCCGTTTCATTTGCATCTCCGCCATCAGTGGCTGCCATTGTAACAAACCGGGCGTAAATGACGGTGTGTTGATTCAATTGCGCTGACTAAATTGCCATGCTCTTGCCCTCCTTGTACTCGCGGTCCCTGTGGTTCATGTGGTCCTTATTGCCCTCACGTAGTACTAAAGCGCGTAGTAGGTATTGTCGATTTTTTTTAGAGCAAGATGGGCATTCGCCGTCCGTGGCAAATGCATCAAAAGGTCCTATTTGTCAGCGGTTTCTTCGCTTGTATCCGTGGTCGTGCTTTTGTCTACGGTTACGCTTGTATCCGTGGACTCGGTGGACTCGGTTTTAGCTGCAGACTCGAGTTTATCCCATTTGCGATTGTTGAAGCGGAATAGACCATAAAGAGCAGCCACAATTGCGGCTATGACCAGTATGACTTTGAACAATGCCAGTGGATTGTAAAAGACGCCATAGATGATAAAGGCTGCCAATGCTATGACTACAAACCAAAAGCCAAAATATATTCCTGTAATCCAGTTGTTTTCTTTGCGTGTCAGCATGCTATTGCCTCAATTGTTTGTTTGAAAAAAGTGAGAACTGCGCCAGAGAGTCTGACGCAGTATGAATTTTGTCCAGCAGTAATTGCAGGTATAGCTTACCGGCAGTATTTGCTCTTTTCGAGACCGAGAGTCTTGACGATACAGCTCAGTCTTTCCTGATTGATTGTGCTGACATCCTTGCCGCCCACCAGTTTCATTGCTACTTGCAGAGCAATGTCAGTTTCGTATTGCTTGGTGGTATTGCGTTTGATCTGGTTCAAAGTGTTATCCCAGGCGTACATGCATACATGATGCTCTGCGTTATTCAGGGATTCTTCAAAGTAACCTATCAAAGTGTTTGTGGGCAGGTGGTCAAAGACTCTGGCGTGTTTGATACGCTCATGAATCTCTGCTCTTTGCTCCCTGGTGGTTGTTTCGGTGCTCTTGCCAGAAGACAAAAGCAGCGCGGTTAGTCCCATAGCTGTTTTTTGGAAGCTCACACTGTTTAGGGTGGAGGCGCGCTCAGTTAGCTCGTCATGGGTGGTGCGAAAGGTCATCACCAGCCATTTCTTTAAGTAATAGAGCGCCACTATGACATATGCCAGCGAGACTAGCAGGGCAAATACTGATGAAGCTCCTGCTGCACCAAAATGCGGCAGTGCGGTGACAACGATTGATACAAAAAAAACTAATGAGGCAACAAAGATTGCCTTGTTTTCTGTATCAAAGCCCAATTCAGGATGATTGCCAAAAAACTTGTAAGTATTGTGGCTCACCATGATGATGCCGAGGATAACTGGCAGGAATGAAATCAGTGGGAAAATGATATTTATGGGCATTATTTCCTCATTGCCTTTTGGGCTAAAGGTTAGTTGGGTGGAGTGGGCTCCTTGTGAGAGCTTCTCCATATCTGGAAGAAGGAGCAAGAGCCATCCCTGGCAGAGACTTTCCTGTCAGCAGTTTTGCTAACTGTTCAAACTGTTACTTCTTGCTATACAGGTTTTGATAGCGTTGGTACAGAGCTACTGCTAACGCTGTCGCCAAGACCAAGCCTAATAGCCAGGGGGCATAGACAATACAAAGACCTACGAATACTACGGCGGTGATAATCCCACCCCAGATGCCAAAAACAGATTTTGTGAATGCGTCAAATCCTTTACCGGTCATGGTAATACCTCTAAATATGTGATTGAAGAAATGGTTCGTTTGTGGATTTTCTGTTCCCTGACTCAATTGAGCCGCTGTTTTTTGCAAACCAGGTTATAGATAATCAGTGGAACACCAATGATTGCTACCAGGATCAGAGGCTCAAAGACAAGGCACAAAGCTATAAAAATAATTGCAAGTATTGCCACCCATTTGAGTGTGCGCACGGTATTCACTATTTGGTCTTTTTCCTTTTCGTTTAATAGCATGTTAGACCTCTATCTAAATCAAATGTTGAGTAAGTCGTTCAGTAGCTTGCTATCAGCTCTACGCGCCAAAGATGCGACCAATTTGCGCCGCAATTGTTTGCCAGGTGCGCGCGATAGCAGCCATAATCGGTGCCAGAAAGGCGAGTACTCGGGCTATTTGACGGCCAACTGCTGTCCACAATGCTTTGTAAGCTGTCCACAGTGCATCAAAGATACGAATGACAATTGGCGCCAGCGTGTCTGTAAATGGAGACAGAATCTTTTTGGCTACATACAAGTAAAACAGAGGAGCTATTACACCACCGACTACGCCGGAGGCAAATAGACCCAAGAAGCCAGCCGTAATCCAGCTGCCGGTTACGCCATTTACGTAATAGCCTACTGTAGCAAGTGTAGTCATGCCAGTGAAGAAAGCAAGAGTGGCGCCGCTGTAGTAGGTAAAGAGACGACCCAGTAAGACAAAGCCGTTGATACCAACAAAAGCGATGATTGCCATGTCTACGAAGGGGTTGTTGGTGATTGTAGTTGATACTGCTGGCAGTGCTACGATAAGAGCAGTTGCCAGTACGCCCAAATTGAGCAAATGACCAAACATGATGGCAAAATCTGAACGGTCATTAAAGGCTTCATCTTGTTTTTCTCTCAAGGCGGCAAAGGCAGCCACGATTTTGCTTGAAAGTTTGCTGTGGATAGACTCCAGTGTTACACCAACTGGGGCAGAGATAAAACGGGTCAATGCGCGCAATGTGATATAAGCCAGCGGATATACGATCAAGGCACTGCCAAAGAGTGTTACTACACTCAGGACCAGGTTGACCATAGTAGATGTGGCAAAACCAGCGTGATAAGCAGCAAAAGCAGCCAATGTGATTGTTACTGCAGCGATGTCGCGGTTGCCTTGATCTTTACCAAAGTGCTTTTGAAAGCCTTCGGCGTAGCTATAGACAGCGGTGATTGTCGCTACTGTATATGCCAACCATAATGGTAAAGTGGCTTCGATGCTCAATACATAAGACGCCCAGGTCAATACTGCTGCCAGGACGATGTTTGAGACATGTTGAAAGAATCTCAAATAGTCTCTATCGCTTTCATCGCCATAGGCACTGTCTAACAACTTTTTCCATTGTGTCAAAATTTTGCGCATCAGACCGCCTTGCAAAATCACTACAAAGCCCGGCACAGCGTATGCAATGCCAAAGACTTCTGCGCCAGCGAATACTCCTGCTTTGACAGGTAGCTGAAGCGCTGCCACTGCTGGTACATAAGTAACCAGTGCCCAGGCGCCAAGTGTGCTGGCCGCTGTTACTACGCTATAGGATTTGCTGTCAAAAGCCGGACTGACAATAGCAATTGCGATCCCGCCAGCGCTAAGACCTGCTGCCACGGCTACAGTTGTAAAACCAACAAAGGTGTAATTGAAATGCAAAACCCATTGATAGGTTTCGTAGGCAATAAAGGCAGCTGTTGCAAATACACCGATAGTAAGCAACACCTCTAAGAAGCGCACACCTTTGGAGCGGCTGCCGTATTCGTTTTGCAATTGCGACCAGAGATGATTGGAGCCTGGCAGCGCTTTAAGCGTGTTAGTAATGGACGCTATGGTGGGTAGCAGTCCTTCTCTCCAGAGGCGCTCATAGGCTGACCAGAGCTTGTCCCAGACGTCAAAAATGTAACGCAGGACAAAGTGATACAGGCTCGCCCAGACATGTGTGTAAGTCAACACGCCCGCTACGACAAAGGTCAATATCCAGCTAGGTGTGCCTAGCTCATAGACAAATGCCAGTGTATCGGCGGATTGCCAGCCAACTGCAATGCCCAACAAGACACCGACTATATTGATAAAGATTGTTCGTCCCCAGCCGCCATTGTGTGAGCGTGAGTAAGCGTGTTGGCAAAGCCATTTACCGCTGATTCTGAGGGTGACTGGGATAAAAAAGATGATGTTCAGGAGAAGCTGCCAAACGGTTGTTTTTGGTGTTTCCATTGGAATACCTGTAGGTTGTTGGTTGAAGATATCCATGTCCTTGCGGACGTCAAAGACCGGGTTGATGCAGGCATCAACTCGGTTTACTAATTTGGGCAAGTCGCTTTCGGCTCGGTCAATGACAATCTGTCAATTGGACCAGCCGTCTGAGCTACCGCTTTTTTGCCTTTGTAACTGTGACCAGATATATGCTGTCGACTATTGCTTTTGGTGCTGGTGTGACAGTGCCATCTACTGGTCCAAGTGGGGTGACTTGCACCAGTGCTGGGGCGATGTCATTTTCGACGGCTGCATTAGTGCCGATCGCCACAAGTTCGTTCCAGTCGTCAGTCTTTGCACAAAGTCTGAGTATGGCGTATTGACCGTGTCTTGAGTCGATAACTTTTGCTGCGTCGGTGATTTGATGTGTCATGAGTTGTTACTCCCGGATGACTTCGTTAATGTTTAAGCAAAAACAGTTTTCTCCATTTCCGCTTCCCACTGTTCGCGATTGTTTCTGTTGTCGCGGCCATGGTTGTTCCAGTTGGTTAAAATGATTGGTTTTCTATGACTACAAACTGCTCTAGTAAGCACCACTCCAAAGGACATTTGGATAAAAGGCTGCGGGGATGTTGCGTGCGCTTTTAAGAGGTGTTGTTTTACAGAGAGTTTGAGTTAAATAGACAAATCTATAGTGTCTTAATTGAAGTGTCAGTAACAAGAGTTTTGAGGGTATTGTAAAGAGGACTCGATCAAGGTCATCTGCGATAGATTGAACTGGCTCACCAGAGTCCTATCGAAGTGTTAGTTTTTAACAAGCAGGATTGCTCAAGGTTGTTAGCCGTCATTTCGAGCTTGGCTTTGCGCGAGCTTGCATCTTTGAGGCGCTTTGTGCGGCTTTTGGTGGGACAATTTGAGCTATCACTTGTGCTTGTTGGCCGTTTC
Proteins encoded in this region:
- a CDS encoding ABC transporter permease; protein product: MNAKNEQTGLGKSGLLLYPLPLLLFVLIWHLLTDTSPERQFIFASPALVWAAFTKLVISGDLLKHTWVTISEAVLGFILGTTSGAFIGLFFWYFKTLAKVARPYVTALGTIPIFALAPMIIVWFGIGMWSKVMLAFLSTVAVAIVQSYQGATSIEPRFMRFMHVAGASRWQIFKLVVVPSSLIWVINAMRLNIGLALLGAFIGEFISAEEGLGYMIVKASGLYDMATVIVGIIALIVIALVLTAAIDLLERRLLRWRYR
- a CDS encoding ABC transporter substrate-binding protein, with the translated sequence MKRVFISLAITLSSGLSAAHAEPPKPLQPLKPVASIKPLAPVGQLKPIKIAQFGHVFLYMPLYVALDAGFFKEQGLDVKLVSTGGDEKTFTAVSAGNAQFGVSDPTFAAIAREHGQGGKVVAAIVKGTPFWVITYKKEIKPITAPAGFSGYRVATYTAPSTSYAVMKNILQNGNKPVSAKIVQGAFGSLNAIVRSNNADMAMEIEPMVSIATNQGAHIVYSPASDNGDFAFTGLTVSDDYCAKHPGEIQAAVNALSKAMKYIRDNKKGTLAIAKKEFPEVSEKVITDALERLIQSGTTPSSPVLNKSAWEHAIKLRKDLGDLKSAGSYEQNVDMRFAQSAKIQ
- a CDS encoding histone deacetylase; protein product: MILVCAAKAITGPEPITREELLEIHSSKYLNSLSDGIVLSRILEMSILAKIPAQLTDWRILRPMRLACGGTLAACNAAIEHGLAINIGGGYHHAESDRGGGFCVYCDGPIAIKRLKQSGKIKTALIVDTDAHQGNGFANVARTIPGLYVLDFFDQSIYPKPKVKEDWSVPLPAKTDGSVYLAKLKSYLPEAIAKFKPDFIFYNAGSDVLATDPLATLLLRVEDMCERDLFVVSMARSNNIPIAMVLAGGYGSESALAHTKSIEAILRKFDQ
- a CDS encoding ABC transporter ATP-binding protein — its product is MVATAANETVLSVQNLSYSYALKSTGKSKNDSDRGEEASASATGSSDDASHWTIRKLDLQVQQGEIVCILGASGCGKSTLLNLIAGLLQPDSGKIDVRGDNAGSGRIGYIFQQDALLPWRTVQDNMLIATDLRPAMSKEQAKDIVKQYLRTFSLSELVLNKYPSELSGGMRQRVSIIQSLMFDPELLLLDEPFSALDFFTKLKLECEFYQLIKDKNKAAVMVTHDIEESIAMADRVLLMDKAGCISKEFAIDLEQTKRSPETARGTAKFAEYYRLIWSDLKAVIEP
- a CDS encoding DUF1963 domain-containing protein produces the protein MNSLDQLLQKYSRPAYQALLSTEPVDATSPQLAITSKFGGMPYFEQGESWPVCAKCQKQETFICQLDLRDCAGASLPQGYGLLSFFYCFNCFPWDAPQPGWTVRNHQYASPEKAIVLAAPVLSEPGFFKKLMGRRTESIRCCLINFELFDCYPQLDELDELGDALERKMLAGDDFGDNYYKLIDQLTGKSDNFGTIIGGYSQWVQSFPPDLKCKICGNWMRQLVQIGSHRDVNVMFGDAGCIYVSICDKHPLDVSMMLQCF